One Lutra lutra chromosome 7, mLutLut1.2, whole genome shotgun sequence DNA window includes the following coding sequences:
- the LOC125104826 gene encoding olfactory receptor 4K5 — MDKVNTSVVSEFVLLGLSSSQELQLFFFVFFSVLYVVIVLGNLLIIVTVTSDNKLHSPMYFLLGNLSFVDICQASFATPKMIADFLSEHKTISFSGCIAQIFFIHLFTGGEMVLLVSMAYDRYIAICKPLHYVVIMSRRTCTVLVMVSWAVGLVHTLCQLSFTLNLPFCGPNVVDSFFCDLPRVTKLACLDSYITEILIVVNSGILSLSTFSFLVSSYIIILVTVWFKSSAAMAKAFSTLAAHITVVILFFGPCIFIYVWPFTTYPMDKLLAIFYTVFTPVLNPIIYTLRNRDMKAAMRKIMTYYLRPKKISEIPLVARNSLY; from the coding sequence ATGGATAAGGTCAATACTTCAGTGGTGTCTGAATTTGTATTGTTGGGACTCTCTAGTTCTCAGGagctccagcttttcttttttgttttcttctctgtgttatatGTGGTCATTGTGCTGGGAAACCTTCTCATTATCGTCACAGTAACTTCTGATAACAAACTGCACTCCCCCATGTACTTCCTCCTGGGAAATCTCTCCTTTGTGGACATCTGTCAGGCTTCTTTTGCTACCCCTAAGATGATTGCTGATTTTCTGAGTGAACATAAGACCATCTCCTTCAGTGGCTGCATTGCCCAGATATTCTTCATTCACCTTTTTACTGGAGGAGAGATGGTACTACTTGTCTCCATGGCATATGACAGATACATAGCCATATGCAAACCCCTACACTATGTAGTCATCATGAGTCGAAGGACGTGCACTGTCCTGGTAATGGTCTCCTGGGCTGTGGGCTTGGTGCACACATTATGCCAGTTATCATTTACCTTGAACCTGCCTTTTTGTGGACCCAATGTAGTAGACAGCTTTTTTTGTGACCTTCCTCGAGTGACCAAACTTGCCTGCCTGGACTCTTACATCACTGAAATACTAATTGTAGTCAATAGTGGAATCCTTTCCCTaagtactttctctttcttggttaGCTCTTACATCATTATTCTTGTCACTGTCTGGTTTAAGTCTTCTGCTGCAATGGCCAAGGCCTTTTCTACACTGGCTGCCCATATCACTGTAGTAATATTGTTCTTTGGACCTTGTATCTTTATCTACGTGTGGCCCTTTACCACTTACCCTATGGATAAACTCCTTGCCATATTTTACACCGTTTTCACCCCCGTTCTAAACCCCATTATTTACACACTAAGAAACAGGGATATGAAGGCTGCCATGAGGAAGATTATGACCTATTACCTGAGGCCCAAGaaaatttctgaaattccacTAGTAGCAAGGAATTCCCTTTATTAA
- the LOC125104409 gene encoding olfactory receptor 4K15-like: MDQGNYSRVAEFVLLGLSSSWELQYFFFVLFNFLYITIVLGNLLIVLTVISEPALHTPMYIMLSNLSVLDVFLATYATPKMIHDFLHESNTISFEGCMAQIFLLHVFAGGEMVLLIARAYDRYVAICKPLHYTTIMNLCKCTGLVVGSWVIGIMHSLSQLAFIINLPFCGPNIVDSYYCDLMLVIKLACTDTYVPEVLMLLDSGLMGVTSFLLLLISYMVILITVQHHSSVGLAKARSILTAHITVVTLFFGPCIVIYAWPFSNFPVVKVLSVFSTVFTPILNPIIYTLRNKEVKSAMHKLKIWYVSSKLLSQLSLTR; the protein is encoded by the coding sequence ATGGATCAAGGAAACTATTCTAGGGTGGCTGAGTTTGTGTTGCTGGGACTTTCTAGTTCCTGGGAACTACAATATTTCTTCTTCGTGTTGTTTAACTTCTTGTACATTACCATTGTGCTGGGCAATCTCCTCATTGTCCTTACTGTGATTTCTGAACCTGCCCTGCACACACCCATGTATATCATGCTCAGTAACCTTTCTGTTCTTGATGTGTTTCTAGCCACTTATGCAACCCCCAAGATGATTCATGATTTCCTTCATGAATCTAACACTATCTCCTTTGAGGGCTGCATGGCCCAGATATTCTTGCTCCATGTCTTTGCTGGTGGTGAGATGGTACTTCTTATAGCCAGGGCTTATGACAGGTATGTAGCCATATGCAAACCTCTCCACTATACAACCATCATGAACTTGTGCAAGTGTACAGGCCTGGTGGTAGGATCTTGGGTCATTGGGATCATGCACTCCCTGAGCCAGTTAGCTTTCATTATAAACTTGCCTTTCTGTGGCCCAAACATAGTGGATAGTTATTACTGTGACCTTATGTTGGTCATTAAACTTGCCTGCACAGATACTTATGTCCCTGAAGTGTTGATGCTTTTGGACAGTGGTCTCATGGGAGTGACTTCATTCTTACTCTTGCTGATCTCCTACATGGTTATCCTAATCACTGTACAACATCATTCCTCAGTGGGCCTGGCCAAGGCCCGCAGCATTCTGACTGCCCACATCACTGTAGTGACTCTCTTTTTTGGGCCCTGTATCGTCATTTATGCATGGCCTTTCAGCAACTTCCCAGTGGTTAAAGTCCTTTCTGTGTTCTCTACAGTTTTTACACCTATATTGAACCCCATTATCTATACATTGAGAAATAAAGAGGTGAAATCAGCAATGCATAAATTGAAGATCTGGTATGTGAGTTCCAAGCTGCTCTCCCAACTGTCTCTCACAAGATAG
- the LOC125104702 gene encoding olfactory receptor 4K15-like: MDQGNKSGVTEFILHGLSGSQELQLFYFVFFTLFYFSIVLGNLLIVLTVISEPALHTPMYFLLSNLSFIDVCLSTFATPKMIIDFLMEHKTISFEGCMTQIFFLHVFAGGEMMLLVAMAYDRYVAICRPLYYASIMSLCKCTSLVVGSWLVGVFHSVSQLIFTVNLPFYGPNKVDSFFCDLPLVIKLACTNTFTLEVLMLSDSGLMAMSSFVLLLISYTVILVTVQRHSSAGMAKARATLTAHITVVTLFFAPCIFIYAWPFSSLPVDKVLSIFYTVFTPLLNPMIYTLRNKEVISAMQKLRCRQVCF; the protein is encoded by the coding sequence ATGGACCAAGGAAATAAATCAGGAGTGACTGAATTTATATTGCACGGTCTTTCGGGTTCTCAAGAGCTACAgcttttctattttgtgttttttacacttttctatttctccattgTGCTGGGGAACCTCCTCATTGTGCTCACTGTCATCTCTGAACCTGCACTacacacacccatgtacttcCTACTTAGTAACCTCTCCTTCATTGATGTGTGTCTCTCCACTTTTGCCACACCCAAAATGATTATTGATTTCCTTATGGAACACAAGACCATCTCTTTTGAGGGCTGCATGACCCAGATATTCTTTCTGCATGTCTTTGCTGGTGGTGAAATGATGCTCCTTGTGGCCATGGCTTATGATAGATATGTCGCCATATGTCGACCCCTGTACTATGCATCCATTATGAGTCTGTGCAAGTGCACAAGCCTTGTTGTGGGCTCCTGGCTCGTTGGGGTTTTCCACTCAGTGAGTCAGTTAATCTTCACAGTAAACCTTCCGTTTTATGGCCCCAATAAAGTGGACAGTTTTTTCTGTGATCTTCCCCTGGTTATCAAACTTGCCTGCACCAATACCTTTACTCTTGAGGTACTGATGCTTTCAGACAGTGGTCTAATGGCCATGAGCTCCTTTGTGCTCTTGCTGATCTCCTACACAGTCATCCTGGTTACCGTGCAGCGGCATTCCTCAGCAGGCATGGCCAAGGCAAGGGCCACCCTGACTGCCCATATCACTGTGGTGACCCTCTTCTTTGCACCCTGCATCTTTATTTATGCCTGGCCTTTTAGCAGTCTCCCAGTGGATAAGGTTCTCTCcatattttatactgttttcaCCCCTCTTTTAAACCCCATGATCTACACCTTAAGAAACAAGGAGGTGATATCAGCAATGCAAAAGCTAAGGTGTCGACAAGTGTGTTTCTGA